The following is a genomic window from Amaranthus tricolor cultivar Red isolate AtriRed21 chromosome 10, ASM2621246v1, whole genome shotgun sequence.
taataaatgattttgaaaatttgtcaTATAAAGCACATTCCGAAGAAATTGAAGAATTTCAACTCatcaattaaatataataaattatttgttaGATGTCAACCAATTTTGAAGAACTTCAAATGAAGTTATTCCTATTTACTTCAATTGCTACATGTATTTTGTGTAAATAGATAGATTATTATACTTTGATTTCTTTGTATTGTTGTTGGTGCTACACCGCTTCTACATCTACTCCGACcaaaactaatttaattttcgTAATTTAAGTAAGACTATTAAGTTGTTATTAGGGGTCACTAGAATGCTTAGTTAgtttcttttagtttttttttccatcaaaaattattttgtatttacctATGAGTTTCTTCGTCCGCTAAAAAATATGCAAGTTGTGGTAAAAATAGGCTCATGAAAACGAACAGACTTTGTAATTTTAGAACGAACGACCTAATATCTGTCCAAACTTACAATGAACAACTCTATTTTTCATCGCATAAGTTTTCATTTTATAAATTGCCAAGCCCTAtaacaaaaaatagaaaaaacaaatTTCTTCCCATGCTACCTTTTGGATTTcttgaaattaaataaaagtgatagaaatgataataatgaaTTTAAATTAGGTAAGAGTAGTGTATTAATGTGAGATtgtcaatttcaatttttaattataggGCAAACTAAAAAAGAGAAGAATTAGATGAAAATCtaacttaatatatattttatctaaaacacaaattttaaatgagacaatttcataataagataatttttattagttgatcCATACATATTTACtgtgttaaagtgattatttaaaattttaaagtcttcaattagagaaataaattaagtaTGTGAATCTGTCTTATAGAggaataaactaattatatagatTCGTCTGATGATAATACGATTACATACTAAAGAAGTTGTATTTATAGTTATTCCCAttgaaagaagaagaaattcTCTTGATCTCAATTTAAGGGATAGTAAATTAGTGTACTTGAAttctttaaatataatcgtaagtACAGTCAGTCTTGTAAGACTAGAAGATAATCCTAATTACTTTTTTCAGTTTTACTATTACTCCATACATTTATCATATTTGAAgcatctattatttttttaattgcaaatAAGAAGAATTAAAATGCCAAATATCAAGTTTTGAGTTATTTATGCACACTTGGGCAGTTGGGCTCTTCACTGTCGTCAGTTTTTGGTCTGGTATTCATCAGTATCTGCAATCGATTGGTCACCCCAAATAACAATTAATGatacattatattattataataattatatatcgGGAAGTTTATAATAGAGCACTCAGTAGCACGTGTTATCAAAGAGTTGGAaagaaattctaaaaagttgggCGACGAGCTGGCAACGAGAGTTGGCCGTCGCcccacaaaaaaaattaaaaaaaaatgtttaatttgAGCGACGATCTGGCTACGGGAAATGATCGTCACCCCACACTGTTATCTAAAAGGAGACGTTGAAAAAGTAGGGCGATGAGTTGGCTACGGAAATTTGCGGTCACCATTTTCCAGAAATCCTATGCGATGACTTTTCGTCGTCTGTCCATCGCCTTTTTGCCGTCGCGATGAACAGGTGATCGTCGCCTTTTTGCCGTCGccattttaacatttatatGTAGTATACAAATTATATCTCTAATTGATGATCCTAAGTTCAAAATATGTTTTCAACATGTTTTAATGATTAAAAACTccgaaaaattatatttttcctGAAGGTTATCTGTGTAAATATGCACTTACTTTGTTCTCttatatttgcttttttatttgttgGAGTTTGTTGATGATAATTTTAGAATTAATGAGTGGTCTTGTGAAGAGGAAGAGAGAAAAATCTTTAGATAATTACTTATAACTTCAtactatattaattaattacaagaaccaactaatttttatataaaataatactccacattcaaatctctaaaaattcaatttttttcatGAAAAACTAATAACTTTAAGAATTTATTATATACTTCAACAAAGTATTACAACtttctaaaaattaatattgatgTTAGCATGTGTTACTTACTTAAATAAACATGTTATGTAGATATGTTAATCATATAAGCTATGACATCAAGAGTGAAGACGTTATTTGATGAGATGACATTATATATTTGGACAAAAATTTAAAGATGATAAAGTAATATGATTATCCAACCGCAAAATATTAGTTAAAACCAATAATTTCAGATTgtcaataaataatgatattaccgatttttttttaaaattttgaatctgCAATAATCAAAGCTAAGATAATTCATATAggagggtgtttggcaaattagtttattgagcaattttagcttatgttgatataaataaagaatttgatgGTCAAACCAGCTAGTGCTAGTGTTTGATGAACTAActagttgaaacaacttattaatATGAATAAGCTGTAAGCTGCTTATAGCAATTAGCAACGGGTTTaaatcaactggtcaaatcTGCTACTATAATCAGCTATCAGCCGTTTACCAAAGACCCtggtaataatataaaaattgaaacaaaagggaaaattagtataaatacCTTGCGAAGcattgtgttctcattggtaaGTGTAGAAATTTTTTCCTCTAATTTGAAGTTCATCTCTTGAAGTTCTTTGGCTCTTGATTCTAAATCATTCATATACACCTTTTTCCTCTCACGTGCTTGTTGTGCTGATACCCTATTCCTTAACAACCTGCATGACATGGATTTTCATTTGgttttatttccaaaatacaAATAGGActactttattttaaatttatcaatttaatattaaaagtgATATTTTTGTCATAAGACTCATAACATATTACTTTCAGTAATAAAATTGGCtgagaaatatataaaaaaatatttacatgaCAAATAACTAGATATTGGataagttgtaataattttatagGATACTTTATATGGCAAGCACCAACAATTGTAAAAGGCGAGTGGTActaattcttaaaattttttccaaaaaatcaaaaaatagtaCTCAGCTcttaaaaaattaactatagTAACATTATAGAggtaaaaacgtttaatttCCGTTAAGTTTTGGTAAAAGTCATAAATGTCCCTAATAAATCCCAAATGTAAAGCCCAACTTAACGGAAATTAAACTTAACGAAAATGTTATTGTAGTTAATTTTCCTAGAGTTGAGTGtttttttatggaaaaaatttgagaatttttagggGCATTCATGATTTTTACCTCTATGTTGTTACTGTAGTTAATTTTCtaagagttgagtgctattttgtagaaaaaattttaagaattgctaTTACGCACCTTTTGCCATAGTTCTgcttaccatatagaatatccctAAATTTATATGCACTATGTCCCAAAATTTTGCTATATTCGTATCATAAAATTtacttcaattttattttttagttgtgactcacactttttaaattttctttcatacattttaattttctttatattttatcCACACATTTTTTCACTTTTCATAATCCACAGCTTTTTTTTACCTATATTtatccatttttttaatttgcttaaATACTTTCTAGTTTATAGTAAGTGGCGCCGGATAGAGGGAGTAACTActtgttttaaattatagataTTTGGATATGTTGTAATTTAGTTTCACTAATTGTCTATTGAGACCATTCACCGTGAGACGACTTTAATTGGGTCagtcaaattatttaaaaaaacactttttgtataAGTAAGAAAtcagttttcattatttttttatattttttactaattaataGGCCTTTTATATGAGACTCATTTTACGGTGAGATAATCACACACAATACGGGTTGTTAGTTATTTTGCATTATGAATATGTTGATACTTGATAGGATACGcccattttctattttcatgCAAAGTGGCTCATAAGATTTTACTCATCAGAGTAAGTGAAGCTTAGTTCACGTAATTACGTTATACATGCATGCAATTGTTTAGTATTcagaataatttaaattttcatattttctttttctattttatatttgaagctATTTGAACAACATGAGAGCCTACTTAAACATATACGGAACATTAAAAAACTATGGATCCAACAACGATATTTTATAACTTATTCGAAATTAatctatataaaaattattatcaaaaaaatctAAACATTAAATTAGTAAAACTAGGAGTTGTcttaattttaagtttataatgaaaattttatatgGCAATCTTGAGCTTTTAACTTTTTCTTATGGTAgataaaatgttaagtttttttattaaattaagtatatattttgacCGAATTTTGAAATATGTGGTCAATTGATCACgacgtttgtttttttttttaaaaaaagtcattACGTTGGTAACAATAGCATGAagttaacaaaaatattttctttttgtctACCACGCGGAAAAGGTGAAAGTTCAAGATCAccacataaatttaaaaaatgtttgtCTATCACATATAAAAGCTGAAAATTCAGGATTATCACATAAAATTTCCCAAATTATAACTATGGTGAAACTTAGGTTGGGCGGTTGGCCGTGGAAGTATCACCCATTTTTTTGCAGTGTAATACTATACTAGGTATTTACTCGTGCTATGCACATGATTATagaactattttataaaaaaaataaaatattaatttagacattgttgttaaattaatacaaatgttattttgaacaattatatcaataaaattttaacataacCAAACAAATATCAACTTACTACAATACAAAATATCTTCAATTTGTGTCtaatattagtatttttaatcaaaaatatttactaacccttgaaaagaagtgatttttaaaacaaaagttacTCATATGCTTACTAAACTTGATCTTCatcataacaacatatatttgattattatgaCATTCATAACTACACAACAAGTCaacatgaaaacaaaattaaacaccATCTTCATTAATATCTTCTTTATCTTAATTTGCTTCCATTTCATCTCCACTCTACTCTTCAAAACTTGACCTCAATTTATAAACCTTAATTATCCCATATCTACACCCGTAAAATTTCAGAGGTAAAATTACATATTCACAtaacaacaaaacaaaaacccatatatttctccagttttatctcaattttcatactaattgaaataatcaataaactCAACTCTTAAAACACTATCTATTCTTTCTTAAGTATGTGGGATGCACTAAATGAAGATTTTGAAATTCAATCATATAAATAAGGCAAGCTATGTATGTGGCACtagaaaaaaatcttaaaattttgtCTTTTCATCTTCAGTCATAATTAAATTTAGAAGACAAAGAGttttattttctagcatatgatacaaagaaaaatgaattaaattgaTCAAGACTAAGAATTTCAatataattgaatttaattgatatttaaGAGTTTCAATGCAAAAAAGacatatgaaaatgaaaattgtataaatttaaaCAGCAAATTTTGTTGTATATGAATACCACGTGGCACGAAATTTCctggattatatatatatatatatatatatatatatatatatatatatatatatatatatatatatatatatatatatatatatatatatatatatatatatatatatatattctgtgtaacataattacttttacaattatgagtttttgggtcaatcgtgaccatagatttttttttattttagcgaAATCAAGGGTATATAGTTCTTCttaccttttcattttcaaccccttctcaatggatccctcccctatatatatatatatatatatatatatatatagatgtatgatcaaataagatggattttaaaatgagaagggtgagaaggatttttgtttgattttgtttggttactatatatataaaaaaggatactatattataaattaaaaacattttaaaaattatttcatagttacttttctgtgtaacatagttatttttacaattatgagtttttgggtcaatcgtgaccatagattttttttattttagcgaAATCAAGAGTGTatagtccttcttacccttctcattttcaaccccttctcaatggatcTCTCCCCTACATATATATAGAATGAAATCTtgcaaaataaataatgtaaaagtgATAAGCTTAATTTATTTGTAGTAGAATGTTAAACCTTGACCCATATATTTTATCCCAAATTTATATTGTAAACTTTTGTCCCCTTAATTTTTAGCTCAAATTTCGCTACCGATTATATGCGGCTAGATGAAAGCatagatttatttttaataaagtttttggataaatatttatatttatcgtTACTATTAACACTCATATGAGTAAAAAGAACAACAGTCATTATTGATGATTCATCCATGACAATTTCTCCTCATTAATAACTTCAACTGTCCCCATTTCATCCCCTTCCCCAACTTTATTTCCTCCTTCTCcttgtcttttattttctttctttctcttcctAGTTTCTTCATCAAAGCAcacttttaaagttttaatactccttttttatttttttgactaaataaagttttaatactcctattatatattataagaaGTTAAgaattttaacttaattttgagggggaaaaaagaaaaagtaaccTTAAATAGGGTACAACTTTATccaattgttcatttttttgttcCTAATTATGAAGGACAATTTTCATTTAACCTAATGAATAACAATTAATGATGAAAAGAAAAGGTGAATTCATGTGATCAAATAAGtaacataattaataaataacaatattagaaaaaatttgaaaatccgCTCTTGTCTTAGATTATTTTCTGAAAATGTGTATTTGATTGATTCTTATTTAATCTTTTTCCCTTCCTTTgcataaaaaaacacaaatccTCAAACGAAGCAGTTTAATGGTCTTAAAATAATCgctttataaccttaaattaatcatttacaatcttaataataattaaattttaaagttttaaagtgattattttatataatctgattttaaagtaattagtTATAAGCTTAAAGTGTtgacttacaattttaattgattactttttatCATTCTAACTTAAAACCTTAAAGCGTTCacgtataattttattaatgtaattaattagaaaaataaagtgATTGTATAAACACGTTTTACGATCACACACTCTCAAGCaagacaattttaaaaaaaatacaaacctCTTGATTCTTCTGTACTCCTTATCAACAGGATTACGTCCTCTTCGACGCTTAGGAGGACCTTCTTCATCGCCAAAATTACCATTGTTGTTATTTTTGGAGCTTTGCAAGCTTTCTTGAGTATTATCTATCATCTTTACTTTCTCTTCTGATCCAACTTCCATATCCGGCACCATAAATAATTCTTCATCACTATCCTCTACAAAATTCACAAGTAGCCCGTTAAAAACAGACTCGACGATTCGATATTTATcatcctgatcatagtttttctataagCGGGATAAACTGTATATGATGATAATTATAATCGAACCCgacttcaaaaataaatttataataatgtaaaaaacaACGTGGACACATCTGATCTAAAATCAATCCGATCCAAATAAACATCTCTcctacattattattttttaaaatttaatttccttcaatgtataaacaaaatttaaaaggtaaaataaaaataatgacttTTTAGTCTACTAATATAATCCACCCGACTTTAAAGatgaatttacaattatgtaaaaaacaactttaaaacttCTGATTCAAAATCGACTCGACCcaaataaacacctctatttacattattattttaaatttaatttcctTCACTATATAATATAGACAAAATTTAAagggtaaaataattaataatgacttTTATAGTCAACTAATATAATCATGCAGTCTAGCTCATAGATTGATTAATTTAGCCtaattaaaaacatttaaccaaaaaaatatcaaagtgttaatttctaaaattcggACTGACTAATGAAACAATAGATAATCATGCACATGAAttcataaaaataagttttaattagaattatttattttttaacacaAACCAAtgaatctttaaaaaaaaaaattctatatatccattgataatgtaaaatataataataaattttgtaaCTATAGAATAATCCAAACTCGAgtgatttaatataattaaatcacCCCTAAAAAGTTGCTAATATAATTCTAAGTGTAGAAGGAAAAAAATACTAACCTATGTTGCTTTGCCCTGTAGGAATGTTAATGGGAAGAAGAGGCAAAGTTGCTGGATGAgccatttaatattaattataaatctcGATATTCTTTTAGAATCTACCACTTATATGTCacataaatttatataaatgtaaatatatatacatctatatataatatatatagattgataatataatatgtggattgatttcaattttttccctatttatatattatatatatgaagagGATCGGAACAAGAATATTAATAGTATGTGAATTGAGTAATAGGGCAGGAAGAAGTAGTGTAAATAAAAAAGAGTAGAGTACCTAAAAAGAACACGTAgtataatattgtttttttagATAATGTAGATTTTTGGGTGTTCATTTAAGTTATTGAGTTGAATGTGGATTAAATGTTTTAAGTCGGTTTAAAGTCGGGTTTTGTGTTTATGTTGCTTTTTACATAATGAAAAATTCATTTTTGAAGTGGGGtcaaattaaattcaattacaaaattaaataaatatctGATTATCAAGTCTATTTTGAATACCTTTAGTGGACATAAAAACACTAGTATAAATATGGCAAAAAAGGGGGTGACGTTGCAGCTAGGTTGTAAACTGAAGGTTAGAGCTATATATAAAAGGGTGTACGCATAGAATACATATACTGTTCTGAAATACTttctatattataattattgatactattcatcgtttaagcttattttatatattgcggttaatatgtaataaaaaatacagccaagtaggatcttgtttgaatcgtataattgcatattttcattatattaactttttataatttttaaatgtatatagtttaatatataaataatcaaatagtgcattagattgcgtaaaaagtcaaatataataaatatttattctgAAATACTTTctacattataattattaacactattcattgtttaagcttattttatatattgcggttaataTGTAACAAAAAATGAGACGGTGTAAAGATAAATTGATGGTGATATGAGAGAATGAGAAGatttgaagtttgatgaaatGGGAGGTGGTGAAGTGATATGAGAGGGAAGAGAGAGTTTTAATGAGTGTGTGAGTTTGGTGCAAGAATGAACACGTTGATGCATGTTTAGCCATGTTTTCATGCTTCCCTTTTGTCAAAAGAGCAATCCTACCTTGTTTGGTTATTATTAAGGATTACAATCAAGTACTACTCTGCTCCTTAAATTAGcgttaaaagagaaaataatgtaTGTTTTAATTAAAGATGGAAATTTAGTACATaatgaataaaagaaaaattaaattgtttagatgaaattagattaaaatagagttaaaatgtatggatcaGATTTTTAAAAAGGTAGAccaatgttaaaaataaaaatgatgtaaaatgagAGAGATGaaccaaaataacaaatagtgctAAATAATTGTGTCGGAAATGGTAActtttttcttatataatttttgtaatgCATTTGAGATCTCAATAAACATCCTATTTTAGTCGTTCCATTACATTTTCAACTTGTCTTATGTGAGATCGTCTCATTATGAGATGAATCTACATAATTAGTCTActtttctaatttattatttgaaaattataaatgatcactttaatagaTTAAATATATATGAGTCAGCCTATTAATTATGTCTCaacatgagaccgtctcatttaagaatttgtgttacatttTTGGTGT
Proteins encoded in this region:
- the LOC130825581 gene encoding transcription factor HY5-like — protein: MAHPATLPLLPINIPTGQSNIEDSDEELFMVPDMEVGSEEKVKMIDNTQESLQSSKNNNNGNFGDEEGPPKRRRGRNPVDKEYRRIKRLLRNRVSAQQARERKKVYMNDLESRAKELQEMNFKLEEKISTLTNENTMLRKILMNTRPKTDDSEEPNCPSVHK